A part of Lacinutrix sp. 5H-3-7-4 genomic DNA contains:
- the hemF gene encoding oxygen-dependent coproporphyrinogen oxidase gives MKDKFFNYIHELQDTITAAFEAIDGKAKFQEDIWKRPEGGGGRTRVIENGNVIEKGGVNISGVHGKLPDSMQNYFGVEDADFFACGLSLVIHPKNPMVPTVHANWRYFEMYDKTGNIVDQWFGGGQDLTPYYLFDEDATHFHQTCKTACDKHNSEFYPKYKARCDEYFYNTHRNEGRGVGGLFFDYCKASNEMTMQNWYDFVTEVGDSFVSAYLPIIEKRKDLEYTKAQRDWQEIRRGRYVEFNLVHDKGTLFGLKTNGRIESILMSLPPHVQWVYDHNPEPGSDEEKLINVLKNPINWV, from the coding sequence AAGACACAATTACAGCTGCTTTTGAAGCTATTGATGGCAAAGCTAAATTTCAAGAAGACATCTGGAAACGTCCTGAAGGCGGCGGCGGAAGAACACGTGTAATTGAAAACGGAAATGTTATAGAAAAAGGTGGTGTAAATATCTCTGGAGTACATGGTAAACTACCAGACTCTATGCAAAATTATTTTGGAGTAGAAGACGCCGATTTTTTTGCCTGCGGACTAAGTTTAGTTATCCACCCAAAAAACCCAATGGTACCAACTGTACATGCAAATTGGCGTTATTTTGAAATGTATGATAAAACTGGAAACATTGTAGACCAATGGTTTGGCGGCGGTCAAGACCTAACACCGTATTACTTGTTTGATGAAGATGCTACACATTTTCACCAAACCTGTAAAACAGCTTGCGATAAACATAATTCAGAATTTTATCCAAAGTACAAAGCGCGTTGCGATGAGTATTTTTACAATACACATAGAAATGAAGGTCGTGGTGTTGGTGGTTTGTTTTTCGATTATTGCAAAGCATCAAACGAAATGACTATGCAAAATTGGTACGATTTTGTAACAGAAGTTGGCGATAGTTTTGTCTCGGCCTATCTTCCTATTATAGAAAAAAGAAAAGATTTAGAATATACTAAAGCACAACGCGATTGGCAAGAAATACGTCGTGGTCGTTATGTCGAATTTAATTTGGTACACGATAAAGGCACGCTTTTCGGTTTAAAAACAAACGGAAGAATAGAAAGTATTTTAATGAGTTTACCACCGCATGTACAATGGGTTTACGATCATAATCCAGAACCTGGTAGTGACGAAGAAAAACTCATTAACGTATTAAAAAACCCAATAAATTGGGTATAA
- a CDS encoding YchJ family protein produces MNCYCGNNKTYKTCCEVFHLNNGKTETAEQLMRSRYSAFVLADGNYLMQTHHASTRPISEKKAIVKWAKSVEWIKLEVLESNKGLKNNTEGTVTFNAYFFENGKVDVIHEKSAFIKENNTWYYLGYAKN; encoded by the coding sequence ATGAATTGCTACTGCGGAAACAATAAAACCTATAAAACATGCTGCGAAGTTTTTCATTTAAACAATGGAAAAACAGAAACAGCAGAGCAGTTAATGCGTTCTCGTTATAGTGCTTTTGTCTTGGCAGATGGTAATTATTTAATGCAAACGCATCATGCATCTACCCGACCAATTTCAGAAAAGAAAGCCATTGTAAAGTGGGCAAAATCTGTAGAATGGATTAAATTAGAAGTTTTAGAATCTAATAAAGGTTTAAAAAATAATACCGAAGGTACAGTTACCTTTAATGCTTATTTTTTTGAAAACGGAAAAGTAGATGTCATCCATGAAAAATCTGCTTTTATAAAAGAAAACAACACTTGGTACTACTTAGGTTATGCCAAAAATTAA